The genomic segment AaacatctctcttctcttggcCCACCTTGCAACCTGTATACATTGACACCGTAGATTCTACGTTCTAACAAACAGTAAAGGGACCTACTTTAACCTTACACAGACTGACAGAGTGACAGACATAACATCTCTCTACATGTTAGCCATTTTGGCTTTCTTCAAAATTGTGATTTCCTTGGAGAACAGATCGTTTTTAACTCCACGACTTCAGCCAGCAACCACACAATGGAGATGTCTAAGTCAGTATCTTGGCCATTAACTTATCTCGCAAGAAAAGACTTCACTCCCTGATTCTTACTAACCTGTTGGTTGGTTGCCCTGATCCTCAAGTTCCTTGTTAGTACTTGCTTGGCTTACACTCGGCTGTGATGTTGTTTGACTCTAtacaaaccaatttttttaaaacgctTTCGTGAGCATCACCATTTGCTATTGAAGAGAGGAACAAGCGCAATGGATACATGGAAAAGAATTACCTgcgatggaggaggaggaagttgTTGCATCTGGTGGGAACCAAGAAACTGACTATAAGGATTCATGTATGCCGGAAACTGCGGCTGGTTCGGCACCACGTTAGGCTGCGGTGTTGGTAAATGAACTGTGGATGGGACAGAGGTCTGAATGTTTGGAAAAGGGTGGTGCGGTGCTGGATATGGTGGATCCGCAATATGAGGCGGCTTAGGTGAAGGCATAAATGGAGGCTGATTCATACCCATCATCCCCATGCCCATCTGAGGCATGAACTGTTGCATATTCCCTGCATTCATCATAGGCGGCATCGTACTTTGTACCGTAGATATCATCTGGCATAACAACATCGATTCAGATATTAAAATCTCAGTCATGTCATGAAGACATATATAATCCTGTAAAGTTGTGAAGCAAAACAGAAAAGTAAGACCTCAAGAACAGGGCATAATAAGTGGAATCAGTTATAAGGTCATCTCATCTAATCCAAGTACCAGTATTTTCCAAGTAGAGAGACTTATAAGATTTGCAATTATCTCCCATGAAACTTTATAACCCTTCCAAGAAGATGAATCTGCGGGCATTAAACCTTAACTTTTTAGGAACCAAAACCTGCGAAGATGTTGGTCGGTAGGTAGACACAAATAAAACTCTAGTCCTAGCTAGATTCATCTAAGCTATTTCCATGTTCAAACACACATTCTATTGTTGAGGGCATACCTGTACTTGGCTATTTAGTTTTTTCACGAACTGAATAACATCCTCCAACATTGAAGCTCTATCAGACTGATCAGAGTATATAGACAGAACAAATCTGAATCAGAAACAACCTTACGTCTCATAACaacaagttataaaaaaaaattgtgaacgACACCTTTCTGGAGCCAGGAATGAGTTCTTGCAGAGCGTTCATCTTCTCGTTGATCTTTTCTCTCCGTttctgttaaaaacaaaaacaagtttcaatGGAGAGATGAAACAGAGAGTCCATTTTTGGAAACCATAAAGGAAAATATAAGAACCCTTTCGGCGAGGTTATGCATTTCTGCAGCTCGTGACCTCTTCCTAGATTTTGAAACACGAGCTTCTTCAGTTCCCTGTACGCCACGAAACATGGAAAGGTTAAGCCTTACATGGGCGCGCAGGTTAAACCTACCTGAGCTGTGACTCACCTGGATTCCGGCAACGGTTTCCTCTCTCTCCTTTCGCTTCTTGTCTTCGGTAATTCCCATCTGAGTCGCTGGTTGTACCTGAATCGGCTCTGTTTCGACCTTGCATACCTCGGACGACGGTGTTCTGGCCGTCTCAATCGCCACAGCCTTTCCCTTTGGATCAACAACGGGAACTGCAAAAGTGCGCGACACTGGACTCTCCGTCGGTGGTAGTACACATGATTCAATTGCAGAAGACGACGGGGTCGCGCTCGAGCCCACCTCCATGGACGGTCTAGCTTCAACTCGACCGCCGGTAAACATGTTCCCTCCTAGCCTCGAGAAGTTCGTAGAAACTTGACCAGGGGGTCTCTCCGCCGTCAGAATGTACTGAATACTAGGTGGTAGCTGTGCCAGAGAGGCCAAACTTTGCGGGAAAGTAAACGAAGACGACGTGGTCGCGGTCGAACCAACCTGCATCGAATCTCTCACCGCCGGGATCGATTGTCCAACTTCCATGGAATATATGTTCCTTCTTAGCCACGAGAAGTTCATAAGATTCTCCGCCCTTGTCACGGCCAAAGTCTGACCGGTGGGTCTCTCCGGCGGCAGAGTGTACGGAGCTGTGGATGATGGTGCCAACGAGACAGAGCTTTGTGGATGCGTAGCAGAAGTGGATGCGACGCCGTGGTATAAAAGTTCGGAGCAGATATAATCTTGGCTGTAAGAATGGTAAAGCCAAGACGCCATTTCATCTTCTTGAATGAAGAGANGCAACATGTACATGTATATATTGACTTCCCTAGATAATGACATTTACAGAAACAGGggaaaagaactaaaaaaagcaCTCACTTCAACCTTAAAAAGACAGACAAAGTCTACATGCTAGCTCACTGGTTAATTATATTCACAATTATGATTTGCTTGGAGAATTGATCCTTGTTAGCTCTACAACATCAACCTGAACACAATGGAGGTGCATTTGTCAGAATCTTGACCATTAACTTATCTCGCAAGAAAATGTTTGGCTATCCTCAAGTTCCTTGCTACTACTCTGCTGTGATGTTGTTAGGCTCTTATATGAGaacattttttaaaaggatCTTGTGAGCATCAGGAGGTGGTTGTTACAACTGATGGAGACCAAGTGACCAACAAACTGGCTATAGGGCTTCATGTAAGTCAAAAATCGAGGCTGGTTCAGCACTGAGGTACACGCTGCAGACTTGCTAAAGGGACTCTGGATGAGTCAGAGGCTTTGGTGTGTTGGAAAAGGGCAGTGCCGTGCTAAATATGATGTAAGTACTATACCGCCATATGCTGTATCTGATAAATATGTCGTTTACCCACAAAGCTCCAAGGGAAACACCCAGAACCCAGATTCGTTGATTTGCGAGTTAGAAACCCTTAGTAGTGGTGGGTCACATTGCTTGAAAATTTTCTTCTCCATTGTCTGATGCCATTTGATTTTGTGCTTAGATAAgctccatatctctctctctccctggAAATGAGTGTCTTCGTGCGTGCTATGACTTTTGGTATATTCCCAATGACGTGTTAACAAGAAAcatcacaaaatatatactataataatagTGAGATTTTTGTATCAACCTTAGGAAACAAACAGACTTCTTCTCACACCATCCTCTCTgcaatatcaataaaatatttagtcatTTTGGCGTTATATTTcagaacatgtttttttttgagttttgacgcAGCTACTACTTCCaaatgctatatatatagatataaatatttcttttgacaTAGGAGATGTTAGCCGGTCAAAATG from the Camelina sativa cultivar DH55 chromosome 12, Cs, whole genome shotgun sequence genome contains:
- the LOC104733247 gene encoding transcription factor bHLH127-like; this encodes MASWLYHSYSQDYICSELLYHGVASTSATHPQSSVSLAPSSTAPYTLPPERPTGQTLAVTRAENLMNFSWLRRNIYSMEVGQSIPAVRDSMQVGSTATTSSSFTFPQSLASLAQLPPSIQYILTAERPPGQVSTNFSRLGGNMFTGGRVEARPSMEVGSSATPSSSAIESCVLPPTESPVSRTFAVPVVDPKGKAVAIETARTPSSEVCKVETEPIQVQPATQMGITEDKKRKEREETVAGIQGTEEARVSKSRKRSRAAEMHNLAERKRREKINEKMNALQELIPGSRKSDRASMLEDVIQFVKKLNSQVQMISTVQSTMPPMMNAGNMQQFMPQMGMGMMGMNQPPFMPSPKPPHIADPPYPAPHHPFPNIQTSVPSTVHLPTPQPNVVPNQPQFPAYMNPYSQFLGSHQMQQLPPPPSQSQTTSQPSVSQASTNKELEDQGNQPTG